The Comamonas piscis region ATGTGCTGGGCAAGGGCAGCAAGCGCCGCGTGGTGCCGGTGGGCAAGGCGGCCCTGGCGGCGCTGCAGGCCTGGCTGGCCGTGCGCGACCAGGTGGCGCCCTGCGATGCAGCCCTGTTCATCGGGGTGCGCGGCGCCCGGCTGTCGGCTGCCAGCGTCTGGCAGCGCCTGCGCGAGCGCAGCCTGGTTGCAGGCATGACCACGCCGGTGCATCCGCACATGCTGCGCCATTCCTTTGCCAGCCATGTGCTGCAGTCCAGCCAGGATTTGCGCGCCGTGCAGGAGCTGCTGGGCCATGCCAGCATCACCACCACCCAGGTCTACACCCGGCTTGATTTTCAGCACCTGGCCCAGGTCTACGACAAGGCCCATCCGCGTGCGCGCAAAAAGGACTGAGTCCGCCGCGTTCAAAAAGACAAAACGGCCACCGATGTAGATCGGTGGCCGTTTTATTCTTGATGTAAGTGTGAAGTCTGCCGATAAGCCGGATTCTGTGCACCTGGGTTGCCCCAGGCGTGACCGCCATTACTCTGGGCCGGGTGTCACCACCACGGCTCGACGCTACCTACCCGCCAACTCTGCGGAACCACATCAACGCTGGCCTACTTGGTATTGCTGCGCGTAGAGATTGCCCGTTTCACCCCGGGTGGTTTACCTTGCGGTACGCCCCCCAGACTCGTCTCTGTTGCTCTGATCCTCACCTCACGGTGGGCAGCGGTTAGCTGCTACGCTGTCCTGTGCAGTCCGGACGTTCCTCCAGTGCTGCCTTTCGGCAATTGCACCAGCGGCGGTCTGGCAGGCTTCACAGGCGTGATTATTCCACCGATTGGCCAACGCCAGCGCCAGCTGGCCCTAAAACTGCAGGCAGATGCCGGGATAAACCGCGCATCGCCGCCCTACTCTGCCACCGCACTGCCAAACTCGCGCCGAAACTGCTCGGGCGGCATGCCCGCTGCACGCTGGAACATCGCGATAAAGGCCGATGCGGTGCTGTAGCCCAGATCAAAGGCAATCTCCTGCACCGTCTGGCCCTGGCCCAGCGCGTCCACCGCGCAGAGGTGGCGCAGCCGCTGCCGCCATTCGGCCAGGCCCATGCCCAGCTCCTGGTGGCAGTGGCGCGCCAGGGTGCGCTCGGTCAGGTGTACCGAGGCCGCCCAATCGGCCATCGTGCGGCGGCTTCCGGGCTCGGCCTTCAGGGCATCGAGCACCGTCAGCAGTGCCTTGGACTGTGCAGCGGGCAGAAAACTGTGCTCGGGTGGCGCCAGCCGCAGTTGGTCCACCATCACCTCGGCCAGGCGCAGGTCCTCGGCCGTTGCAGGCCGGCGTATATCGCGCTGCGCCAGGTCGGCCAGGATGCTGCGCACGATGGCGCTGATGCGGATGATGCAGGCCTGCCGGGGCAAGCCGCCGCACAGGGCAGGCTGCACATAAAACGAACGGTACACGGCAGCCTGCGGCACATAGCAGTTGTGCTCCACCGCCGGCGGAATCCAGATGCCGTACTGCGGCGGCGCCACCAGGCTTCGACCTTGTGTGACGATGGTCATCGTGCCATGCGATGTGTAGTTCAGGTGACCGGGGCGGTGGCTGTGCGCATCGGCAAAACTGCCGGCGGCAAATTCGTCGTAGCGCACCAGATAGGGCGCCGTCTCTGCATCCACGTCGTGGATTTTCAGTGCTTGGCCTGTCGCCATGGGGGCTCCTTGTCGCGATCACCGAGCGCAACATGTCCGGCTTGGTGTCTGAATTGTCTGATTGCAGCTATAGGCTTTAAACCTGCCACGGCGATGATAGCAGCCAGACGTTTTTAAATGCTTGAGATATGCAATACCTGTATCCGCTGCTCGCGGTCTTGATCTGGTCGGGCAACACCGTTGTCAGCAAACAGGCCTCTGGCGCCATCGGCCCGATTGAAATCGGCTTTCTGCGCTGGGTGCTGGCGGTGTTACTGGTCACCCCCGTGTTGCTGCCCGCCGTATGGCGCAACCGGCAGGCCATCCGGGGCCATGCGGGGCAAATCCTGGTGCTGGGCGTGCTGGGCATGGTGGTCTACCAAAGCTGCGCCTACTTTGCGGCCGCCTACACCACCGCCACGCATATGGGCATCATCCTGACCTTGTCGCCGCTGGTGGTGCTGGGCATCTGCGTGGGCCTGCTGGGCCAGGTGCTGACCGCTGGCGGTGCCATCGGGTCGCTGCTGGCCTTTGCAGGCGTGGTGTTGGTCATCAGCGAAGGGCATCCTGCCTCCTTGCTGGACCAGGGCATCAACCGGGGCGATATGCTGATGCTGCTGGCCTGCCTGGCCTATGCGGCCTACAACATTCTGCTCAAGCGCTGGGCGATGCCCAAGGTGCCCAGCTGGCAGCTGCTGTACCTGCAGATGGTGGTCGCCATGTTCGCCCAGCTGCCGTTCTACCTGGCCTCGCCCAAAATCGGCCTGAATGCGGACAACTGGTACTTGGTGGCCTATGCCGGCACCATGGCCTCGATCGTCGCCACCTGGATGTGGATGACCGCCGTGGCACGGCTGGGGCCCAGCCGCTCGATCATGTTCTTCAACCTGACCCCGCTGCTGACCGCGCTGATCGCCTCGGCCTGGGCCAAGGAGCAGCTGCACAGCTACTTGTGGATCGGCGGGGCGATGACCATTTTTGGCGTGCTGTTGGCCGAGCTCTGGAAAACGCCGCTGCGCCGCGCCAGAGATACTGCCAGCAGGGTCGTCTGATCAGCCCCTCGCCAGCAAGTCGTAGATGGTCCTGGCCATCAGCCCCAGCAGCCCGCAGACCGATGCCAGCATCAACCAGGGCGCCCAGACTTTGTCGCGCCAGGAAAAGCCCAAAAGCAGGCTGACGCAGCAAACGGCCAGCAGAACCAGGGTGGTGTTGAAACTCAGCAAACGGCCTCCTTGCACAGCGGTGTAGTTCAGTGCCCATCTTCTGCCTAGGGGTCGCTGGCTGTATTGATGGCCATCAAGGAATGCAGACTGGCAGGTGCTTGTAGGCCATCCGCGCTAAGAACATTCCGGGCATATTGATATTCCAGATGGAAAGATCAACTGCGTCACAATGGTTCGACGATTTCCACCCCTATCCCTTGATCCGCTGGAGGCTCCATGAAAGTTGAGAATATTCTGCACACCATTGGCAATACGCCGGTGGTCCGTATCAACCGTTTGTTTGGCGCGGGCGCCCAGGTCTGGATCAAGTCCGAGCGCAGCAATCCCGGCGGCTCCATCAAGGACCGCATCGCGCTGGCGATGATCGAAGACGCCGAAAAGACCGGCGCGCTCAAGCCGGGCGGCACCATCATCGAACCCACCAGCGGCAACACCGGCGTGGGCCTGGCGTTGGTCGCCGCGGTTAAGGGCTACAAGCTCATCCTGGTGATGCCCGAGAGCATGTCCATTGAGCGCCGCCGCCTGATGCTGGCCTATGGCGCCAGCTTTGACCTGACGCCCAAGGAAAAAGGCATGAAGGGCGCGATCGCCCGTGCCGAAGAGCTGGCCGCGCAAACCCCCGGCTCCTGGATTCCGCAGCAGTTTGAAAACCCTGCCAATACGGCGGTGCATGAGCGCACTACCGCCCAGGAAGTGCTGGCCGATTTCCCCGATGGACTGGATGTGCTGATCACCGGGGTGGGCACTGGCGGCCACCTGTCTGGCGTGGCCCATGTGCTCAAGGCCAAGTTTCCGCAGCTCAAGGTCTATGCGGTCGAGCCCACGGCCTCGCCTGTCATCTCGGGCGGCCAGCCCGCGCCGCACCCGATCCAGGGCATTGGTGCCGGCTTTATTCCGCGCAACTTGGACACCAGCGTGCTCGATGGCGTGATCCAGGTCGATGCCGAACCCGCCCGTGAATACGCACGCCGCGCGGCCCGTGAAGAAGGCCTGCTGGTGGGCATCTCCTCCGGAGCAACCTTGGCGGCCATTGCGCAAAAGCTGCCCGATCTGCCACCCAACGCCAAGGTGCTGGGCTTTGCCTACGACACCGGCGAGCGCTACCTGTCGGTGGAAGGTTTCCTGCCGGCTTGATAGCCAACCCTGTACAGCGCCCCCGCTGAGAGGGCGCCTGCCTCAACGCAAGAAGCCGCTCATCTGAGCGGCTTCTTGCATGGGCGGTACAACCGCCGCAAACAGGCTTACTTGGCCGCGATAACGCCAGCGCCCGAAGTCTCCTGCGCAATGGCTTGCGCCACCTTGCTCACGCTGGAGCGCTTGCGCCAAGCCGACCAGGTCACGGCAGCGAGCAAGAACACGCTGATGCAGACAAAGGTGGCGCTGATGGGGCGCTGCATGAAGACCATCATGTCACCCCGGGACAGCAGCAGCGCACGGCGGAAGTTCTCTTCCATCATGGGCCCCAGCACAAAGCCCAGCATGATGGGCGCGACCGAGAAATCCAGCACCATCAAGATGGCACCGATGATGCCGAAGGCCAGCACCTCCCAGATGTGGAACAGGCTGTTTTGCGTGGTGAACACACCGACCGCAATGAAGAACATCGCCGATGGGAACAGGTACTTGTAAGGCACTGCCAGCATCTTCACCCAGACGCCGATCAGCGGCACATTCAGGATCATCAGGATCACATTGCCAATCCAGAAGCTGGCAATCAGGCCCCAGAAAATGTCCGGATGCTCGCTGATCAGCTGCGGGCCAGGCTGGATACCCTGGATCAGCAGCGCGCCCAATAGCAGCGCCATCACTGCGTCGCCCGGAATGCCCAGGCTCATCGTCGGGATGAAGTCCACCTGCGTCTTCGAGTGCGCCGAGGCCTCGGGGGCGGCGACGCCAGCGATCATGCCGGTGCCAAAACGGCTCGGGTCCTTGGCCACCTTTTGCTCCAGCGCATAGGCGATGAAGGTGGTGATCGTCGGGCCGGTGCCGGGCATCGCGCCAAACAGGGTGCCCACGGCCGTGCCGCGCACCATCGGCCAGAAGGCCTCTTTCAGCTCCGCCATCGAGGGGCGCATGTCACGGATGCGCATCTTGGTGTTGCTGGTGATCGCCTTCATCTTGTTGACGTTGAGCAGGAAGTCGGCAATACCGAACAAGCCCATGGCTACAGCCACCATTTCCAGGCCATCGCTCAGGTCCGGGATGTCAAAGGCAAAGCGGAAGGTGCCGCTGTTCACATCGGTGCCGACAATGCCGCAAAGCAAGCCGAACAAGGTCATCGCCACGCCTTTGAGCGGGGAGCCACGCGACATGGTCGAGCCCGCCAGCAGGCCCAGCAGCATGATGGAGAACAGCTCGGCCGGGCCAAACTTGAAGGCGATGGTAGTCAGCAGTGGCGACGCGAAAATCATCACGATGATGCCGACCGAGGCGGCAAAGAACGAGCAGATCATCGTGATGCCCAGCGCCGTTCCGCCCTTGCCCTTCTTGGTCATCGGGTAGCCGTCCAGGCAGGTCACCGCATGGGGTGGGTGCGATGGCAGGTTCAGCAAGATGGCGCCGATGGCACCACCGTACTGCGAGCCGTAGAAGATACCGGCCAGCATCAGGATGGCGGGCACCGGTTGCATCGTGTAGGTTAGCGGCAGCAGGATGGAGATCGCGGACAGCGCGCCCATGCCCGGCAGCACGCCAATCAGGTTACCCACCAGCACGCCGAAGAAGGACCACATCAAATTGTGGCCCTGGAAGGCGATGCCAAAGCCGAACCAGAGGTCTTGTAATGCTTGTCCCATGATTACATCCCCCACCTGACCAGCGGCATCTGCACTTGCAGCGCCCACCAGAAAATCACCACGGCCACGATCATCATCGACATGGCCAGCACAAAGCAGGCCATCACGCTGTTGCTGCGGTCGCCCAAGGCACAGATAAACACGATGGCAAAAGTGGCGGGCAGCAGGCCCAGGTATTCGCCACAGAAGTAGAAGGCCACGGTGCCCAAAATGATGCAGGCGGCACCCCGGAAATCCGGAATGTCATGCTTGTGCCCTACCAGCGCCGCGTCCCCGCCTGCGCCCTTTTTATTCGCCGTCAATGCAATCAGCACGCCGGTGAGCGCCAGCAGAATGCCAATCGCAAAGGGGAAGTAGCCCGGCCCCATATGCGCCAGCGAGCCAATGTTGTAGCTCTGCGCCGCATAGGCAGCACTGCCACCGATCAGGACCATCAGCGCACCGCCGTAATAGTCCTTGTTGTAGGTTTTGCCTGGGGCGCTCATGGTCGCCCCCTGGCAGGCGCCGCGCGCCTAGGGGCACCCGGCAGGGTGGTCCAGCATGTACACATCTTCGTCTCCTTCTTTTACAACTTTGCACAGAAAGTCTAGAAAACGAAGCTGCCAAACAGCTGCCAATCGGGCGGCATGGTTCAAAAATACGTAAATCTACTTAGCGAAAACCGTCCCGCAAAAGACAGTGGAATCAGGCGCTTGCGGAGGCCAGCGGCAGACGGATACGGATCAGCAGGCCCGGCCGGCCCTCGTCTTCCCCTGCGCCATGGGCCAGCACCAGTTCGCCCTGAAAGCGTTGCACATAGGCGCGGGCAATCGCCAGACCCAGGCCCGAGCCACCGGGCGCCTGCGCCGCATCGGCCTGCAGGCGGCTGAAGCGGGCCAGCGCGCGCTCGCGGTCCTGCGCTGCAATGCCGGGGCCGTTGTCCTGCACGCGGATCTCCACCCAGCCCGGCTCGCGCAGCACCGCCACATTGATATGCCCCTGCGCAGGGGTGTAGACGATGGCGTTGTGGACCAGGTTGGCGACCAGCTCATACACGGCGGTGGCGGGCGCCTTCACAGGTGCGGCCATCGGCAGCTGTGCGCTATCGTCGCCGCTCGCAGCATCGTCTTCGTCAAAATCCTGACCGCGCACATCGGTCCAACCCAGGTCCTGCTGCTTGTCCAAGGCCAGCGGCAAATAGGCCAGCACCACCTCGCGAGCCACCGCATTGGCGTCGCAAAGCGCTGCCTCGCTGGCCATGGGCGACGCAGGCTGGCTGGCATGGGCCAGCGCCAGCAGCTGCTCGGACACGCGGCGGCCCCGCTGCAGTTGCTGCAGCATGCTGCGCAAGGTCGACTGCACGGCCTCGGGATCGGTCTCGCGCAGGGCATAACCGGCCTGGGTGGTCAGAATGGCCAGGGGCGTGCGCAGCTGGTGCGAGGCATCGGCCAGGAACTGGCGCTGCTGGGCCAGCGCATCGCGTTGCTGCGCCAGGTGCAGATTCATTGCATCGACCAGGGGGCGCACTTCGCCGGGCACATCGGTGGTCGCCAGCGGCTCCAGATCGTCGCTGCGGCGCTGCTGCACGGCGCGGCGCAAGGCCTGCAACGGGCGCAGGCCCCAGGCCACGCCCAGCCACACCACCAGCACCAAGACCAGCAGGGTACGGCCATCGCGCAGCAGGCTGTCCCACATGAGGCTGCGCACCGTGCGCTCAATACCTGCGCTGGTCTGCGCCGACTGGATCAGCACCCGCCATTCCTGGCCCGCCTGGTCATGCAGCACGCGCAGCATGGCCAACACCCGCACCGGCTGGTGGTCCACCTCGGCGGCATAGAACACCCGCGTGCCATCGGCTGCCGCACGAAAGGGCCGGCTGGCATCGGCAGGGTCCTGCGCCGGCTCCGGAAACTGGTCCGCCCCCAGCAACAGCCGGAGCTGCGCGCCATCGGGTGTCTGCAGCTGCACCCGCAAAAACTTGCGCCGGCTGCTCACGGCCTCGAACATCGAGATGACATGCAGGGGCCCGTCCAGGCTCAGCTGCCCTTCGCTGTCCCAGCCCAGGCCGTCCGACAAGGCCTGCGCCGGCTCCAGCAGGCTCTGGTCATAGGCATGGGCCAGCTCCCGCGCCAGGCTCACGCTGTCGCGCCAGCTGTCGAGCACCAAGAGCCCCGTCAACACGGGCACCAGCACCCACAAAAGCCGCAGACGCAGGCCGTGAGAGACGCGGGAATGCCAGCGCATGGCAGCTAGGCCGATGGGGCCGCGCCAGGATGCTGGGGCGCGGTGGATTCGAGCATATAGCCCAGACCGCGCACGGTGACCACTTGCACATCGCCGCCGGCCAGCTTGCGCCGCAGCCGGTGCAGCACCTGCTCAATCGCATCGGGGCTGACGCTGCTGTCCTGCGGAAACACCTTGGCCGTCAGCTTGGATTTGCCGACGGGCGCACCCGGGCGCGCCATCAAGGCTTCCAGCGCAGCATGCTCGCGCGGGGTCAGCGCCAGCATCTGCTCGGCCAGCCAAAAGGTGTGGTGGCTGCTGTCATAGCGCAGCGATCCGCAGTGCTGCACGGCCTGCACCCTGCCCTGGCTGCGCCGGTACAACGCAGCGAGCCGGGCCTCCAACTCGGCCACTTCAAAAGGTTTGGTCAGGTAGTCGTCGGCGCCCCGGTGCAGGCCTTCGACCCGGTCCTGCACCGCGCCTTGCGCCGTCAGCACCAGCACCGGCTCACGCCGGCCCTGCGCGCGCATGGCGGATAGCCAGTCAAAGCCATGCTGGTCGGGCAGTTGCAGGTCTAGCACCACCACGTCAAAGGGGCCGTCCTGCAGCAGGCGGCTGGCCATGGCGGCATGCGAGGCATGGACGGCTTCGATGGTCGATTGCTTGAGCGCACGCACCAGCCAGGCCGCCATTTCCAGCTCGTCTTCAATCAGCAATATGCGCATGCTCAACCACCCGCTCGTGGAGCCACAAAGAGCGCGATCATACGCCCGAAGGCGCGCCGCGCGTGGCTACTCCTGGATCGGCGAGGGAATGCCCGGTGTCGGCACCGGTGGCGGCTGGTTGGGCGCGGGGTCTTTGACGGGCGGCGCTTCCGGGTGGCGGGGGTCGATATGCATCAAAGGCTCCTTGAGAATCATCTCAGCGCATTGTGCCCAGCGCTGGCAGGGCGCGCTGTCAGCAAACGCCCTGCCATCACCGCTGACCGATCAGCGCGCCAGCACCGGCGCCAGCGCCTTGCCGGTATGGGTGCCTGCCTGTACCAGATCCTCCGGTGTGCCCGTGGCCACAATGCGGCCACCGGCGTTGCCGCCTTCCGGCCCCAGGTCGATCACCCAATCGGCTTCGGCAATCACATCCAGGTCATGCTCGATCACGACCACGCTGTGGCCGGCATCCACCAGGCGGTGCAGCACATGGATCAGCTTGTCCACATCGGCCATGTGCAGGCCAACGGTAGGCTCATCGAGCACATACAAGGTGTGGGGAGCCTTGTTGCCACGGCGCGTGATG contains the following coding sequences:
- a CDS encoding DMT family transporter, whose amino-acid sequence is MQYLYPLLAVLIWSGNTVVSKQASGAIGPIEIGFLRWVLAVLLVTPVLLPAVWRNRQAIRGHAGQILVLGVLGMVVYQSCAYFAAAYTTATHMGIILTLSPLVVLGICVGLLGQVLTAGGAIGSLLAFAGVVLVISEGHPASLLDQGINRGDMLMLLACLAYAAYNILLKRWAMPKVPSWQLLYLQMVVAMFAQLPFYLASPKIGLNADNWYLVAYAGTMASIVATWMWMTAVARLGPSRSIMFFNLTPLLTALIASAWAKEQLHSYLWIGGAMTIFGVLLAELWKTPLRRARDTASRVV
- a CDS encoding response regulator, yielding MRILLIEDELEMAAWLVRALKQSTIEAVHASHAAMASRLLQDGPFDVVVLDLQLPDQHGFDWLSAMRAQGRREPVLVLTAQGAVQDRVEGLHRGADDYLTKPFEVAELEARLAALYRRSQGRVQAVQHCGSLRYDSSHHTFWLAEQMLALTPREHAALEALMARPGAPVGKSKLTAKVFPQDSSVSPDAIEQVLHRLRRKLAGGDVQVVTVRGLGYMLESTAPQHPGAAPSA
- a CDS encoding AraC family transcriptional regulator, with the translated sequence MATGQALKIHDVDAETAPYLVRYDEFAAGSFADAHSHRPGHLNYTSHGTMTIVTQGRSLVAPPQYGIWIPPAVEHNCYVPQAAVYRSFYVQPALCGGLPRQACIIRISAIVRSILADLAQRDIRRPATAEDLRLAEVMVDQLRLAPPEHSFLPAAQSKALLTVLDALKAEPGSRRTMADWAASVHLTERTLARHCHQELGMGLAEWRQRLRHLCAVDALGQGQTVQEIAFDLGYSTASAFIAMFQRAAGMPPEQFRREFGSAVAE
- the cysK gene encoding cysteine synthase A is translated as MKVENILHTIGNTPVVRINRLFGAGAQVWIKSERSNPGGSIKDRIALAMIEDAEKTGALKPGGTIIEPTSGNTGVGLALVAAVKGYKLILVMPESMSIERRRLMLAYGASFDLTPKEKGMKGAIARAEELAAQTPGSWIPQQFENPANTAVHERTTAQEVLADFPDGLDVLITGVGTGGHLSGVAHVLKAKFPQLKVYAVEPTASPVISGGQPAPHPIQGIGAGFIPRNLDTSVLDGVIQVDAEPAREYARRAAREEGLLVGISSGATLAAIAQKLPDLPPNAKVLGFAYDTGERYLSVEGFLPA
- a CDS encoding tripartite tricarboxylate transporter permease, giving the protein MGQALQDLWFGFGIAFQGHNLMWSFFGVLVGNLIGVLPGMGALSAISILLPLTYTMQPVPAILMLAGIFYGSQYGGAIGAILLNLPSHPPHAVTCLDGYPMTKKGKGGTALGITMICSFFAASVGIIVMIFASPLLTTIAFKFGPAELFSIMLLGLLAGSTMSRGSPLKGVAMTLFGLLCGIVGTDVNSGTFRFAFDIPDLSDGLEMVAVAMGLFGIADFLLNVNKMKAITSNTKMRIRDMRPSMAELKEAFWPMVRGTAVGTLFGAMPGTGPTITTFIAYALEQKVAKDPSRFGTGMIAGVAAPEASAHSKTQVDFIPTMSLGIPGDAVMALLLGALLIQGIQPGPQLISEHPDIFWGLIASFWIGNVILMILNVPLIGVWVKMLAVPYKYLFPSAMFFIAVGVFTTQNSLFHIWEVLAFGIIGAILMVLDFSVAPIMLGFVLGPMMEENFRRALLLSRGDMMVFMQRPISATFVCISVFLLAAVTWSAWRKRSSVSKVAQAIAQETSGAGVIAAK
- a CDS encoding tripartite tricarboxylate transporter TctB family protein, whose translation is MSAPGKTYNKDYYGGALMVLIGGSAAYAAQSYNIGSLAHMGPGYFPFAIGILLALTGVLIALTANKKGAGGDAALVGHKHDIPDFRGAACIILGTVAFYFCGEYLGLLPATFAIVFICALGDRSNSVMACFVLAMSMMIVAVVIFWWALQVQMPLVRWGM
- a CDS encoding sensor histidine kinase — protein: MRWHSRVSHGLRLRLLWVLVPVLTGLLVLDSWRDSVSLARELAHAYDQSLLEPAQALSDGLGWDSEGQLSLDGPLHVISMFEAVSSRRKFLRVQLQTPDGAQLRLLLGADQFPEPAQDPADASRPFRAAADGTRVFYAAEVDHQPVRVLAMLRVLHDQAGQEWRVLIQSAQTSAGIERTVRSLMWDSLLRDGRTLLVLVLVVWLGVAWGLRPLQALRRAVQQRRSDDLEPLATTDVPGEVRPLVDAMNLHLAQQRDALAQQRQFLADASHQLRTPLAILTTQAGYALRETDPEAVQSTLRSMLQQLQRGRRVSEQLLALAHASQPASPMASEAALCDANAVAREVVLAYLPLALDKQQDLGWTDVRGQDFDEDDAASGDDSAQLPMAAPVKAPATAVYELVANLVHNAIVYTPAQGHINVAVLREPGWVEIRVQDNGPGIAAQDRERALARFSRLQADAAQAPGGSGLGLAIARAYVQRFQGELVLAHGAGEDEGRPGLLIRIRLPLASASA